The Erinaceus europaeus chromosome 4, mEriEur2.1, whole genome shotgun sequence genomic sequence GATTAATGCCTCGGTTATCTCACCTTCCCCTTTATCTCTCTTGTCtgtcacctaaaaaaaaaaagaagtagccttcaggagcagtggagttgtatagataccaagctccagtaattactcaggtgacaaaaaaaaaaaaaaaaagaaaagaaaaaagaaaaagtgaaggaaggaagggagagcagGTTGGGCAAGTGGCActgtgggttaggtgcacatggcaccaggcgcagggaccagcataggggatcccagttcaagcccccggctccctacctgcaggggggtttcttcacaggcggtgaagcaggtctgcaggtgtctatctttctctccccctctctgatttccctcctttctcgatttctctctgtcctgtccaacagcaacagcaatggcaacaataccgacaacaagggcaatctaatgggaaaaatggcctccaggagcagtgggtttgtagtgcaggagtgcaggcgccccagcaataactctggaggcaaaaagaaaaaaaaaaaaaaagaagaagaagaagaaagaaaagaaaaagaaagagaaataggaaaggaaggaaagaaggatgaaaACTTGAACTGGACTGTGTTTTTCAAAGTCAGGGGTGAGagttggggaaggggggaggtcCCTGCAGAAGGTAATAGTGGGCTGTGTTTCAGGGAGGCCTACCCTAACTGCACAGTTCTTGAAGCCCGTCCCTGCTACAATGTGGCTCGCCTTATGTTCCTCGATGCAGAGAGGTaatgggaaggggggagggatgggAGGACACATATCCCAAGGCCCCCTCCCTGCCCATTGTTAAGGGTGTCTTTGCTTCCAGCTCCCTTTTCTTCTGTTTGCCAGAGCATTTTATTTGCAGTTTGTTGCCAAAGTGCTCTTTAGTTCAGCTCTGGAAAAATCAAGGCCTGGAGATTGGGTTTCTTGCCAAAGGCCCAGCACCCACCCCACTTGAGGACATGACCCCTTGTCATGTAGTGACAGAAATATAGGCCAGACTGTAAGAGAGCTTCTGGCCCTCAAGGATGGCTGACAAAAGCCATGGTGTTAGGGACATGTCTGAACCCTGTACCCTAAGCAAACCCAAGAGCCAGAGACCTCCATCctcagggaggggatggataaCCCCGAGCAGGGCTCCCCACCATCCCCCATCCCCTTCTAGCTAGCCCTAGGCCCAGGGAGGTGGGTGACTCGGCACTTGCATCCACAGGAAGAAGGCTGAGCGGGGAAAGCTGTACTTCACAAACCTGCAGAGCAAGGAGAACATCCCCACCATGATCAACCCCAAGCCCTGTGGCCACCTCTGCTGCTGCGTGGTGCGTGGTTGTGAGCAGGTAAGGCGGGCTGGCCAGGGCAGGAGCACTGGTGGGCATAGCAAGGACTTGGGAGACCCTGGGAGACAGATTGCCGGCGAGGTGGCTGCACCCCACAGCCATACCCCCAGAATCGTGTGTACACCTACGTACCATACATACAAGTGTCCAGTGGGTGGATTCTTAGGAGAGGCAAAGCTGTCCTATggtccttttctgtttttatcttatttttactgccactagagttatttctggagcttggtgtcagTACCACATACCCACTACAATCAGCATtttttcaaagagaaattgagaaggaaaggaaagatacagagagggagaaagcaagatagatgcctgcagacctgcttcaccacttgtgaagcaacccccctgcagatgagagtccaggagctcaaaccaggatccttgtgctttgtactatgtgtgcttaacctggtcccCGCTGCCacatccttttttgttttttcttttttttcttattgataaacaaagagaagttgagatggaagggggagatagaaagagacacctgcaacactgcttcaccactggtgaagcctcTACCCTGTTGATGGGGAgtagaccagaagcttgaacccagttcttttgtgcatggtaacatgtgcactctactgggtgtgccaccatctgacccctgtTCTTGAAGCCTGGGGCCCATAGCTGGGTCTGTCTCTTGTGCCAAATCAGAAAAGGCAAGCCAATGGGCCAGCGTGGTGTTAACACACACTAGCTCCGCAGGGCTGCGGGCAAGTTTCCCGACTGTTCTCTGTGCCCctaccccttcctccctcccatgaTGGCCAGGAGTTCACCCCTTACAAGCCTGCAGCAGCACCAGGCCTGCAGTAGGTGTTGGGCGTGCTGGCTGGAGGCTGTGGCCTCAGCCAGCTCTCAGTGCAGACCCACCGCCACCCCTGCCCGCCCTGCCAGGTGGAGGCCATCGAGTACTACACCAAGCTGGAGCAGAAGCTGAAGGAAGACTACAAGcgggagaaagagaaggtgaaTGAGAAGCCGCTCGGCATGGCCTTCGTCACTTTTCACAACGAGACCATCACCGCCATGTGAGCCCCTCCctacttgcccccccccccaccagtgaCCAGCTGTGGGCAGGTAGGGTTCCTGGTGGCAACTGCCAGGCTAactcatgcccccccccccagcatcctGAAGGACTTCAACGTGTGCAAGTGCCAGGGTTGCACCTGCCGCGGAGAGCCGCGTGCCTCGTCCTGCAGCGAGTCCCTGCACATCTCCAACTGGACCGTTTCCTATGCCCCTGACCCCCAGAACATCTACTGGTGAGCACGTGACAGTGGCAGGCCCAGGCCATACAGGgcttgggctgggggctgggggctgggggctgggggaagcATCTGGACCCAGGAGTGGCCGTCTCgctcaccctccccccacactCCCCACACCCTAGGGAGCACCTGTCCATCCGAGGCTTCATCTGGTGGCTGCGCTGCCTGGTCATCAATGTcgtcctcttcatcctcctcttcttcctcaccaCCCcggccatcatcatcaccaccatggACAAGTTCAACGTCACCAAGCCTGTGGAGTACCTCAACGTGAGGCCCCATCCCCTCAGGGCAGGGTCACAGGACTCAGAGGCCAGGCTCCTGGTCCTTCCTCAGGGTAGAAGCTGCAATGCTTGTCTGCTCAGCCCAGCGAGGACCCACTTGGTCCTGGGCTGCAAGACCTTTCttgttcctttccctctcctgggAAAGGCCACCTAGAGAGACATccaggggagaaagagagccCAGCTCCAGTCCTAACGACCCTGTGACCTCGACcaaatcctctctttctttctttctttctttctttctttctttctttctttctttctctctttagattattatatagacacagagaaattgagagaggagggagaagtagagagagagagatagggacacctgcagccctgctttacccctcatgaagctttccccttgcaggtagggaccacgggcttgaacctgggtccttgcgtactataatgtgagcactcaaccaggtgtgcaccgcctggccccaactaAGGCTCTTCTTAGTTCTCAGTCTCTCCAGCAATAAGAATGGAAGGTGGCAGCTTCCACACTTACATTCTGATGCCTTTAGCGCAGGAATCTTATGAAACCCATTGGGGGTGGGGGCCACTTTTGCCTGGTCCCCTCATCCATCCTGCTATGCTCACAGTACACATATACCCCCTGATAACCTCCAAGTTGaagggaaaacagtttggagatcaCTTGAATGATACTAGCATAACAGATAGGACCCACACTGCCTGGATTCAAATCCAACTCCCACAGCTTCTGAGCCATTGACTCTTTCTGCCTCGGTTTGCTCATCTATAAGATGGGGCGATGTCATTGTGGGGAGGAGTCAGACATATCAACTACGTGACCAGTGCTTGACACATACTAGGTACTCGCCAAATGCTCACTGTGTATTCACTCCAGGGTTGTGCATCTTCGCTTGCCCTCCTCCTTACCAGCATCACCCCTGGCCCTCCGGGTGGCCTGGGTGTGTAACCTGGGATCCTAAGAGCCACAGTGGGGCCACCCAGGCTGTGGGGAGGGGGAACAGGTTGGCCAGGCAAGCTGAGCCAGCTAGACTGACATGCACTTTGCCACCTTACAGAACCCCATCATCACCCAATTCTTCCCTACCCTGCTGCTGTGGTGCTTTTCAGCTCTGCTCCCCACCATCGTCTACTACTCTGCCTTCTTTGAAGCTCACTGGACACGGTGAGTCGTGCACCGCACCTCCCCGGGGCCTCTCCCAGGTGTACACTCATCCTCTGGGCAACCCTTTGCCCTTCACACTCCCCGAGTCAGCCCCCCTTCCTTTGGGGTGCTCTTCCCACCCCAACTCCCCAACCTGTCCCTGTGCCCCAATTCAGCTCCGGGGAGAACCGGACCACCATGCACAAGTGCTACACCTTCCTCATCTTCATGGTGCTGCTCCTGCCCTCTCTCGGGCTGAGCAGGTGAGTCTCAAGCAGAGGATGGGCCAGGAGCCAGAGTCGGGTACTGCAGGATTTGGGGGGTcagttgttgtggtggtggtctggtgtcgggctgcaccgcggagaagagagtggacgtccagagcaaaggggtacacaaatctttattataggatggggggggggttggttcagaccacgtggagccagccggcaatggccgtccccactacctgaccacggggagagagaagggggcgagatctgagagagggggagctgagagcccagagaggggggggtgagggggctttttattgagcgacaaccaggggtgagacaaccaggggtgacgtatggggccaggattggttgaagggggcactgctaggatttcgctgggcgtagtaaaacctaggggcggagactgcatcagaataactcctcagcaagtCAGTTTAGGCTTCCTCCTTGCCTGAAGAACTGGGGGCACAGACCGCAAGTGGGGGTGTCCCCAGAGGTTCATGAGTGGGACTTCCCCTCCTCTGGCACTCCCCATCACACCTCTCCTCCTACGCGCTTCCCTCCAGCCTGGACCTCTTCTTTCGCTGGCTCTTTGACAAGAAATTCTTGGCTGAGGCGGCCATTCGGTTTGAGTGAGTAGTGACAGGCCCCCGGGGTGGAGGCCcactggtgggggtgggtgtgccTGATGCTCATGGCTAATCCCCACACACTGGGAATCTCATGGGTCAGTGTACGGGTGGGTGTGGCAAAGCTTCCACTCCTGAGAGGACAGGGAGGGGGCTCGCACCTCTGAAGATTGTACCCACGGTGTGTACAGGGGAGAGGCCCTCAGGCCTGCATTGGGGCTCGCTCTTTGGGCACTTCTGTCTAGGTTCTGAGGCCACCCTCGAGGTGTATCGGGTCTTAGGGACCCTCACTAGGGTGGATCTCCATGGGGACCTCTGGAACTAGTATTCCTCGACTATGGGGGTCTGGGGTTCCACTAACAAGGTTTGGAGGTGTTTGTAGTGAGATTTGGGAGATAACATGAAGGTTCCTGTAGGTGTCCCTGAAGGTCCTTGGAACGCACACTCTTGAGTAGCTCCGGAAGGTTCTTGAAGTGTCTTCTGGGGGACTTTGGGGCTCACATTTTGGAGTGTTCTGGAATACAGGAACATCTCTGAAGTCTCAGGCTTATTCAGAGACACGACTGTAGAGCTTGTTATGGGGTTGTCTTCTCTGTGAGTCCCTAAGGGGGTACCTTGTTGGGGGGAAGGGCACACCATGGCTGTGCAAGTAGGAGTCTTATACATTTGGGGTGAGAGCCTAGTGTTTCATGAATGGagttggggtggtgggggagaagtTCCTGCATCTGAGGCATTGGCAAAGCTTGTgtgtcgccccccccccccccacacacacacacacacacacttacttggAAGCTGGCTGGGGAAGGACTCTGAGTCTGGTGTTCTGGAAGGTTTCTGAGCTTACTCTTTGAGAGCAGCTCTGAGTTAAGCTTGGGGAGTGGGGGAAAAGAGTATGTCCTGGGGCTCACATTCTTGGTCTCTGGTGTCTAGCAGGGGTTATCTGTGGAGATCTGGGGTGTGATGTCCTGAACACTTGGGGTATCTCGAACACTCTTCCCACAGGTCTTCCCAGGTAACCTCAGTGTGTACCTTGAGGTTGCTTGTGGGGGGCCTTCCTTTGGAGGTGTCTGCTTTTGACAGGATTGTGTGTGGCCAGGGCTTtgagggctgggctggggtgACCTTTCCAAGGCACTTTGGGGTGAAGGTGTGGTGAGCATCCCATTGCTAACATGCAGGCGGCCAGTGGGGGGTGCCCCTAGGGGTCAATACTGGAGCGCCTGATGCCCACAGGTGCGTGTTCCTGCCCGACAACGGCGCCTTCTTTGTGAACTACGTCATCGCCTCCGCCTTTATCGGCAACGCCATGGACCTGCTGCGCATCCCGGGCCTGCTCATGTACATGATCCGCCTCTGCCTGGCACGCTCAGCTGCCGAGAGGCGCAACGTGAAGCGGGTACGGCCGCTTACAGCGGCGGTGGCCACACAGCGCCCCCTGGCGGGCAAAACTAGACGCAGCAACTGTGGGGCTCGGGTGCTGTGGTAGGGCCTCAGTTTTCCTATTCATACAACAGTGGTTCAGCATAGATAGCCCAGAAGGCTTCCTTCCACTTCTGCCAGCCTAGAGTTCTGCAAAGGGAGTGGGGGAGGTATGGGTCCCCACACATAGAGTTCCTCTCCTGACCCCACACTAGGGCTCTGGGTATCCCACTGTCAGGTGCACAAACCCTGTCCCTTTGCCTCCACCTGCCGGCCTTGAAAGCCTAACCCCTTGTCCTGTCACTTACCCACCCTGCCATCCTCTCAGCCGCAgctcctgcctccccctgcatCGCCCTGCCCTACCCCAGACATTGGTTTCTCAACCCGGAGGTTATTTCCTGCTCCCCTCCCTGAGCCACCCTCCTGCCCATCTCCCCCCCAGCATCAGGCCTACGAGTTCCAGTTTGGCGCAGCCTACGCCTGGATGATGTGCGTCTTCACGGTGGTTATGACCTACAGTATCACCTGCCCCATCATCGTGCCCTTCGGTAGGCACCGCCGCGCCGGGACCTGGGCCCTGCTCGGGGGGACCCAGGACCTCACCCACTCCATTCCAGTAAGGCAGGCCGCCCCGAGTGGACAGGGCCCCGGCTGGGAGACCGGCCCCTCAGGCCTCCCGCCCGGTTCCTGGCTCAATCTGGGGcctggcctgggggggggggtggagggggagaccATCTCAGCTCAGGTTGGAGCCAGCCATTGTGCTGGGGCCCCAGATAGAATCACCTCAACAAGGTCACAGCCATCAACACTAATGCTCAGACACCCCATGTAGCCACTGACACGTTCACACACTCCTACTCAGGACCCATAGCTACATGCGTACACAGTCCTGTAAGCTCAGGAAAGGCATTTGGTTTTCAGAGCAAGATGGGGTCCTTAGCCCTTGTGGAGATGCCCTACTAATGCTAGCTGAGCGGCCTAGGCAAATCCCTCTTCCCTCTGCAGAAATCCAGCCAAGTTTCTCGTCAACTCTTGTTCCTTATGTTAATCTCTACTCCCCCATGGCCCCCTAACCGCCCTGGTTACTATCATAGACTCCAAACTAGCCTTGTCATATGAaagctcccctcccctcagcctcTAGGCAAATAGAATTAACCACCTAGTCTATGCTCATCTGTCTAGGGACAGAAATAAGACAAAAGCAACATGAGTTTCTGTCAAGAGGATGTCTGTTGGTCCAGATGAATGAGTCTCTGGTAGAATTCCTAGCCTGGGGCTGAAGCAGAGCTAGGGCTACAGTTCTAGGCTCCTGCACGGGCAGCTAGGGGTCCCATCCTACACAGGGATGGGGTAGGAAGAGGCAGAGCAGCTCCTCAGTGACCTCAGAAAGACCGGGACAACCTGTGACAGATGAACCAAGGTCCCATGGTGCTGGTTCCAAAGTCAGGGCCCATGTGGCTTCCCCCAGGGCTCATGTACATGCTGCTGAAGCACCTGGTAGACAGGTACAATCTCTACTACGCCTACCTGCCTGCCAAGCTGGACAAGAAGATCCACTCAGGAGCTGTGAACCAGGTGGTGGCTGCCCCCATCCTCTGCCTCTTCTGGCTGCTCTTCTTCTCCACCATGCGCACGGGTGAGGCCCAACCCCACCCTCGGGACTGGGTGGGGTGCGGAGGAAGCCCTCACCGGAGTCAAGAGCAGACACaggaggaattttttaaaaaatatcatttattattttgatGAAATAGAaatagatcagagcactgctcagctttggcttttggtggcactggggattgaacttgggacctcagagccttaggcatgaaagtctttgtgcataaccactgtactgtctccccagccccaggagggCTCTTGATTTCAAAGTTCTGCAGGCAGGAGGCCTAGGCCAGGCCACAGCAGCTGGAAGCCTGCGTGTGCGTTCAGGTGGAAGCAACAGTGTGGGGTATTGGAGCTTGTCAGGGAGGGTGTAGCAAAGAAGcagctctctcctttttttttttaagttttagctGTGTTTACTATATATGAGGGAGAGAGCGTTttacaggaaggagagagaagcaaacCAGAGCCCCTCTCCAGTCTATATCGTGTTGAGGACCAAACTGGGAAGCCCAGTTTGGGAACCCCGGGCACtgtgagtccagtgctctatcatTTGAGCCAGTGACTCtgttctttgtctcccctctccccgccccccatgGACACCAGGGTTTCTAGCCCCCACGTCCATGTTCACATTTGTGGTCCTGGTCATCACCATCGTCATCTGCCTCTGCCACGTCTGCTTCGGACACTTCAAATACCTCAGTGCCCACAACTACAAGGTGGGGGGCGAGGGATCAAGGTGGTGGCTGAGGGCTGCAGCTTAAgggtggaggggggcagggaggacTTGGAGACCAAGGGCAGGGGTGATGGGATgccagagggtgtggggtcagcactgtaGCTGAGGGCTGAAGcgtcctcccacacacacaccctaactcATCCTGGGCCCCTCAAGATCGAGCACACAGAGACAGATACCGTGGACTCCCGAAGCAATGGACGCCCCCCCACTGCTGCGGCTGTCCCCAAATCTGCGGTGAGTGCTCCGATTCACCAGATAGCTGGGGTCCCATTGGCACTCCAGTCCTTTTCTGGATGCTCCCTCTCCCCGGGGTGGAAACAATTGCCTTCTCTGGGGGCCAGAGGGGGACTGAACCCCACTGCAGATGCCGTGCTATCCCACCTACCCCTGACCACCAAGAGCAGACCCCACTCtgatatgcacccctgtgttctcCTGCAGAAATACATCGCTCAGGTGCTGCAGGACTCAGAGGTGgacggggatggggatgggggtccCGGGAGCTCGGGGGACGAGCCCCCGTCGTCGTCCTCCCAGGATGAGGAGCTGCTGATGCCGCCTGACGGCCTCACAGACACGGACTTCCAGTCTTGTGAGGACAGCCTCATAGAGAATGAGATTCACCAGTAAGGGAAGGGGGGGCCCTGGAGGCCACGCCccgccccatcccacccaccccccacggACACTAAAACTACGCTAATAATTTATTAGAACTAAAGCCCTTTCTTCCCCCCACGCCCTGCTTTCATTAAGGTATTTAAACctgggggtttcactgctctcccccaccctggagggagggaaggaacccCCAACCTCAGTGAGGAGAGCCCCGAGCCGGCCCCGGGGCAAAGGGGGGTGTGGACACAGGTTTCCCCTCCAGATCAGTGCCCCCCAGGCTAGTAATGAGGTCAGGAGAAGGTTAATGAGAGCCAAGAGGGGTGCCTGGTGCCATGGCTggagacctgggggggggggggggacaggccaATCAGGGGCTGCCTACCCCCTCAGTTAtgttcccccccacccaccccctttggGACTTGACCCTCCAGGGAAGTGGAGCCCCTAGCCAGGAATTGGGAGGGCATGCCAAGTGGGAGGAAGAATCCCACCTGAGTAGGAGGCAGGTGACCTGGGGTTAGGGGGTGGGCATGACTGACACTGGAAAATGGGTTtttgcactgtttttttttttttcctttaaaataaaaattaaaaaaaaatgctctaggGTATCTGAATTGGATTTGTGCCACGTCCCTGAACATGTGGGCAGGAAACCACACAGCTCTGTCTCTGGAAGACCTGTTCAGAGGCCCTACATAAACCCTGACCAGGAGACTCCTACAAAGCCTTTGTTTCCCTGTCTGGGAGAAGAGAATGTGACAGGAGGGGTCATCATCTGTGTTCAGAGGTCATTCCTACCTCCATTATATCCACTCATATCTGTCTGTCCCCGTCCCCAGTCCTCGGGGAGTTGTGATGCAGTGGCTACAGCAcagaacttgcaagcatgaggatCCAAGTTCTAACCCCCATATCACGTGCTGGAGTAACACTCCAGTTCTGTCTCTCgctatcatttttttattaatgagtgagagagacagggatcCAGAAATGACTTTGggacagggatcaaactcaagaccccaCATCAGCAAGTCAGATACTCTACTCAGTGTGCTTAAGCCTAGGAAAAAATTAAGTtgggattcaggcggtagcgcagtggtttaagcacatgtgatgcaaagcgcaatgaccccagttcgagccctcggctccccacctgcaggggagttgtttcacaagtggtgaagcaggtctgcaggtgtctgtctttctctccccttctctgtcttcccctcctctctccatttctctctgtcctatctaacaacagcatcaatcaataacaacaacaataataactataacaacaatgaaaaacaacggcaacaaaagggaaaataagtaaataaacaacaacaaaaaaaagttgtGGGGCCACCCAGACCAGAGGAACAAGGACACAGGCCCACTTTTCTGGAGAACCACACATGTGGGTACAGGGATTTTTGGAGAAGGAAGATGCACAAAGCCATAAGTTCCACGTTGGCCAGGGCAGGAGACTGACTGGAGGACAATTCCAGGAGGGCTGCTTCCAGAAAGGGGTTCTGAAGAGATGGGACACtgcggtcaggtggtggtgcacccagtagagtgcacacattaccacactcaaggaacctggttcaagccccggttcccacctttaggggttggggggagcatcacaagcagtggagcagaactacaagtgtctctcttctctgtttatctttccctccatctCACCTTCTAGcaactgtgtatgtgtgtatatatatatatatatatatatatatatatatatatatatatatatatatatatatatgtaggcaCAGTCATTGGGCCAAATAGTGTCATTATTTGTTTTTTGAGTGTATTATTTGAGAGTTTATTGAGTATTCGGGATTAGGCTAAATGCCTTACATGCTTTCAAATGTTTATCCCTCAGAAAGCTCCCTGGACAGCCCTGGGTTGGCTTTG encodes the following:
- the TMEM63B gene encoding CSC1-like protein 2 isoform X2, which encodes MLPFLLATLGTTALNNSNPKDYCYSARIRSTVLQGLPFGGVPTVLALDFMCFLALLFLFSILRKVAWDYGRLALVTDADSVASAMHGDSHDRYERLTSVSSSVDFDQRDNGFCSWLTAIFRIKDDEIRDKCGGDAVHYLSFQRHIIGLLVIVGVLSVGIVLPVNFSGDLLENNAYSFGRTTIANLKSGNNLLWLHTSFAFLYLLLTVYSMRRHTSKMRYKEDDLVKRTLFINGISKYAESEKIKKHFEEAYPNCTVLEARPCYNVARLMFLDAERKKAERGKLYFTNLQSKENIPTMINPKPCGHLCCCVVRGCEQVEAIEYYTKLEQKLKEDYKREKEKVNEKPLGMAFVTFHNETITAIILKDFNVCKCQGCTCRGEPRASSCSESLHISNWTVSYAPDPQNIYWEHLSIRGFIWWLRCLVINVVLFILLFFLTTPAIIITTMDKFNVTKPVEYLNNPIITQFFPTLLLWCFSALLPTIVYYSAFFEAHWTRSGENRTTMHKCYTFLIFMVLLLPSLGLSSLDLFFRWLFDKKFLAEAAIRFECVFLPDNGAFFVNYVIASAFIGNAMDLLRIPGLLMYMIRLCLARSAAERRNVKRHQAYEFQFGAAYAWMMCVFTVVMTYSITCPIIVPFGLMYMLLKHLVDRYNLYYAYLPAKLDKKIHSGAVNQVVAAPILCLFWLLFFSTMRTGFLAPTSMFTFVVLVITIVICLCHVCFGHFKYLSAHNYKIEHTETDTVDSRSNGRPPTAAAVPKSAKYIAQVLQDSEVDGDGDGGPGSSGDEPPSSSSQDEELLMPPDGLTDTDFQSCEDSLIENEIHQ
- the TMEM63B gene encoding CSC1-like protein 2 isoform X1, which gives rise to MLPFLLATLGTTALNNSNPKDYCYSARIRSTVLQGLPFGGVPTVLALDFMCFLALLFLFSILRKVAWDYGRLALVTDADRLWRQERDRVEQEYVASAMHGDSHDRYERLTSVSSSVDFDQRDNGFCSWLTAIFRIKDDEIRDKCGGDAVHYLSFQRHIIGLLVIVGVLSVGIVLPVNFSGDLLENNAYSFGRTTIANLKSGNNLLWLHTSFAFLYLLLTVYSMRRHTSKMRYKEDDLVKRTLFINGISKYAESEKIKKHFEEAYPNCTVLEARPCYNVARLMFLDAERKKAERGKLYFTNLQSKENIPTMINPKPCGHLCCCVVRGCEQVEAIEYYTKLEQKLKEDYKREKEKVNEKPLGMAFVTFHNETITAIILKDFNVCKCQGCTCRGEPRASSCSESLHISNWTVSYAPDPQNIYWEHLSIRGFIWWLRCLVINVVLFILLFFLTTPAIIITTMDKFNVTKPVEYLNNPIITQFFPTLLLWCFSALLPTIVYYSAFFEAHWTRSGENRTTMHKCYTFLIFMVLLLPSLGLSSLDLFFRWLFDKKFLAEAAIRFECVFLPDNGAFFVNYVIASAFIGNAMDLLRIPGLLMYMIRLCLARSAAERRNVKRHQAYEFQFGAAYAWMMCVFTVVMTYSITCPIIVPFGLMYMLLKHLVDRYNLYYAYLPAKLDKKIHSGAVNQVVAAPILCLFWLLFFSTMRTGFLAPTSMFTFVVLVITIVICLCHVCFGHFKYLSAHNYKIEHTETDTVDSRSNGRPPTAAAVPKSAKYIAQVLQDSEVDGDGDGGPGSSGDEPPSSSSQDEELLMPPDGLTDTDFQSCEDSLIENEIHQ
- the TMEM63B gene encoding CSC1-like protein 2 isoform X3; translated protein: MLPFLLATLGTTALNNSNPKDYCYSARIRSTVLQGLPFGGVPTVLALDFMCFLALLFLFSILRKVAWDYGRLALVTDADRLWRQERDRVEQEYVASAMHGDSHDRYERLTSVSSSVDFDQRDNGFCSWLTAIFRIKDDEIRDKCGGDAVHYLSFQRHIIGLLVIVGVLSVGIVLPVNFSGDLLENNAYSFGRTTIANLKSGNNLLWLHTSFAFLYLLLTVYSMRRHTSKMRYKEDDLVKRTLFINGISKYAESEKIKKHFEEAYPNCTVLEARPCYNVARLMFLDAERKKAERGKLYFTNLQSKENIPTMINPKPCGHLCCCVVRGCEQVEAIEYYTKLEQKLKEDYKREKEKVNEKPLGMAFVTFHNETITAIILKDFNVCKCQGCTCRGEPRASSCSESLHISNWTVSYAPDPQNIYWEHLSIRGFIWWLRCLVINVVLFILLFFLTTPAIIITTMDKFNVTKPVEYLNNPIITQFFPTLLLWCFSALLPTIVYYSAFFEAHWTRSGENRTTMHKCYTFLIFMVLLLPSLGLSRCVFLPDNGAFFVNYVIASAFIGNAMDLLRIPGLLMYMIRLCLARSAAERRNVKRHQAYEFQFGAAYAWMMCVFTVVMTYSITCPIIVPFGLMYMLLKHLVDRYNLYYAYLPAKLDKKIHSGAVNQVVAAPILCLFWLLFFSTMRTGFLAPTSMFTFVVLVITIVICLCHVCFGHFKYLSAHNYKIEHTETDTVDSRSNGRPPTAAAVPKSAKYIAQVLQDSEVDGDGDGGPGSSGDEPPSSSSQDEELLMPPDGLTDTDFQSCEDSLIENEIHQ